The genomic stretch ggtaaaagccgagtgattcctatcactcgcgagttgtaggagttggttgtttaccttctgttacaactataaggacgatggacggggcagggtttgaggtaattctttggtggacggatgattgccccgtctgtctatgaacttgctaaggcccgacagtggtggtgttcgtgatcaagtgtttgaaggtactaatctcatacctagtatgggatggggaagcctagtacctgattgaactagggcgtggcttatacccctgctgtccctggaacgaggttcccatggtgcatcatgtgggtgcaagtgcggtcacagtacggtagaggccgggactgtggagcattgcatgccaagggaagtttggacctgacacgcgcctgggaattgatggggacggccgacataggaagcggcccttgtggtacgcggatgtcgtgaggttaggttcgccgtgcatggttaagaaactcgaatcgattcgtctgcctctcacagtttgagactgcttgatcgctatgtcaccctgagtaaataaggaatctgatgatggcacggttttgttgatgatatatacatacctttggttggttctatgattgcttagaataggttgcaaacttagaccggataatgaacttagaaccgaagctaaaacttgaaagtagggttacacctagcgcttttggcaaacaaacccctcagccaaaaagccttgcatgtctagaagaggtagtttagcgcgctccctgtcggttaagtcttgttgagcttagtagctcagccttgttgtgacttttctttttcaggtgttgttgctGTTCTCGAGCCcccttctgctggcacttggctgccccaactccctccgggttggacggttgagtgggatccctcctcggtcggcgaggagagggatcactgacgtcttggctggcctcaccaaggacgtccgacccctgtgaagcttccgcttgctgttttaccttctgttgtttttcttttgaaccttgtaaaactctgatgtttgttttataaccaaactaaatggtcaagttgtttaactcggtggacttgttgtattctctggaaccactcaccttcgtgtgagtttgctaactcgatcctgttcaagtggttaatcggatgaaatccgacggcacttcgtgttaacttggcttaggcatggtgttgcatgttaggcgacttaaccctgtttaatcaagctaatccgaagtggatccgccacatacGCATTATCCATAATCTAAATTATCTGAAGGGATTGTAATATGAAACAAAAAGGACCTTAGTAAGCAAATGTACGAGTGCATCGATGGTTCTCACTTTCGAGAAAACTTGGGTTAGTGTGCGTGACCCATTGTATGAAAGCAAATGCGGCGGTGCACACTCAACCTGTGAACGAGCCCTTATCACCCATTCGAGGATACACGAGGAGTCGCGCTTGCAATAGAGTTTCATAAGAGTTGAAGGCATAGgaaaatttcttatttgatACTAGAAGATGATACAATTCCCTCTATGATCATGAAAGTTTTTTCCTCCCTTATGCTCTACTCGTTTGGATGAGCGCCGATACAAGCCAGGCCAAAATTTGGCAGCTGGCCGTAGATTAAATGGTGTTTGGACTATGATTTGGCAGGATGGCCTCCCGTAGTTCATTTTGGTGCACTTTGGCCCGCCAAATCGGGGCAACCGAATCGACCGTCGAATtttggccgcgccgccgctttgGCAGGGCTAGCGTGCGGCAAAATCTAAACGTCCCCTATATGACATGTGTGCCCATTCCGTCGCACTGTTCCGTTAAACCCATGTCAGATTTTTGATTGATGGACCAAATTACCCTTTTGACAGATGGACATCTAGCGTGGGGAGAGGACGATTGAACCTTCTCTCGTTCTCACTCTTCTCATACCCGTCCTCCCTCTTAAACTCTAGATCGAGTGGTGGCTCGGGGTTCCGGTGGTGGGCGGCCGACTCGGCGGCGCGCCAGTTCATGGTTCCGATGGAAAGCGGCGTGCAGGCTGCCCTATATAtgctaatttatttatttttattaataTAGTAAAAAAAACATGTGTATAATACCGTGTACATGGTCACCCAACCGCTTTGCGTTTACCATTAAAAAAAACACTACTAAGTAAACAAAATATAGGAGATATGAGCAAACATATAAGAATTCGTATAGGACGTGTTTTTCACTTCACATGATGGATGCTCGAAGTTTATGACTTGTAATTATTTCTTTGCCCATCACTAATAATCTAAACCCCCTAGATAGCAACAGCCTTCTTACTTTACCATGCACTAAAAATTCCATTAGTAAAGCTTATCTAATATCTTTATTATCATCTTAAACCTGCTTGATACCCCAAAATTCAGCCTCCGAGTCAGGCATGACAAGTCATAATCTACTTAAGAGTGCAGCTAGATCCATACAGATGTTCTTCCTGTCTCTGCTCGTCCCTTCTTTTCCTGGAGTTTACGTTCATTATAattcaaaacaaaaggaaatatgTCAATTCAACAAAAGGGAAAATGTCATAGGCGTCCAGCTAAATGAACTTTATCGTGGTTTCATGCGTATATATAGTCAGTTATTCAGTTTCGATTTGTTTTCTTATTCATCTTTTGAAGAACTGACAAGAGCCCATGGACCTTTAAAAATGAATTAATCTCATCTATCTATCCATGTTAATAGCTCCAATGGCATGTAAGAACAGCTACACAGGCCAAGGGGCAAACTGAGAATCAAGAAACAGCTACAAAAATTACAACTAACTTTTTAGTTACAACAATTCATGGCTTTACAATTCCATGAAGCTTCCATCCCCCAAGACCAGCGAGAGAAAAAGCCTGCAGATCATGTCGTTTACAAAATCAGTAAGTCTGCTGAATGATACGAAAGAACTATGAAGGAAAAAGTACGAATGAAGCATATTTGTCCAATAAAATTATACTAACCTCAACCCATGATTTCCCTGCAGCTTCTAGCAAAGCAGCGTTACATGTCTTAAGCACAACTGAATCACCAGAAAACATAGAGGCAGCTTCCTCCCATCCTTTATTATGACCCATGCACCTGAGTAATTGTTCTAAAGAAGTGTCATGCTATGTAGAGCAATGAAGTATCAAGCACAGGTCTTAAGACAAAATAATAGAAACTTGAAGCACACATCGAGAACAGATGATAACGAACAAGAACTTGCAATGACTCACATCACAGTTAAGATCTCGTCGCTCGAATATTCACAGATTGCCTTTTGCAAATGCTCTGCAGTTTGGCCATCCATTGCCGCAATTGAGTAGAAACTTGGGATAAAGTGTACCACGGCTTGAGACAATCCCTGGACATGCTCTTGCAGGATCTTAAGAGTTTCCTTCGTGCGCATTGCATCACTGTGTAGAAAGAGAATCATCAATGATAACAAGAATGATATGTTCTATTACTATGCATATTAGTTCATCACATTGTGTGATTAATTTAATCATCTTAATTCTCCAAAGACACTAAACTTTAAACAAACAGGTTAGAATGTGCCAATAATGTTTTGCTCCAAGAAAAAAATAACACATGAGCAGAGAAGCAAGAAATGTAATACATGAATTGAACAGTCATTACACGTTCATTCTGGCAAAACAGGTTAACACAAAAGGAAATAGTATAATAAACATCATGAGCGACACTATAGCCCTGTTCCATGAAAAAACACACATGCAGAATAGTCTTGCAGGTTCATTCCGCTAAAACATGTTGGTGCCAAAAGTAAATTGGTGCAACAATTTATTTGATGAGACGATACATATTCAAACATATGAACACCAAATCTATATGTATGAAAATGCAGGATCTACCCCCATTCCTGTGGGAAAAAACAGAAGACAACTAAAGCAGAAGCTAAAATACAATATAAACATCGTGAGCCAAGAACAGCAAACTATACCTACATTAAACACTAAGGAAAGAAACACTAAGAAACAGAACAGATACAAACCTGCTTgcaaaaataaaatggaaaaaatgcAAACCCATTAAGTTAGGTAGCAGAAACTAATATTTTTCAAATGCAACCAAATTGCATCTTGAAGCTTTCGTACTTTATGCACACCCGCTATATATGGTAAGCCATCATAATTCGTGCATGCTCTGTTACATAAATAGTAACACACCTGCACAGGATAAGCTCAGGTATCCATCCCATTTGTTGGAGCTTATTAGAAACGCTTATTGCATCAGCTCTCCCAGCCTTGCTTAGAGGTCTGTCATGATCTGACATTAGGACACATGTTAAACCCTGTTCTTCAGAACAAAATGCAATAGGTGTGCAATCACAAAGGAAAATACATTTGAACACCTAGAAACGGAGCCCCTTGTTCAGATAACTAccaataagggggtgtttgtttctttagcacctcctaaaattcctgtcacatcgaatgtttagatactaattaggagtattaaatatagattaattataaaaccaattgcacagatgaagactaatttgcgagacgaatctattaagcctaattagtccatgattgacAATTTGNNNNNNNNNNNNNNNNNNNNNNNNNNNNNNNNNNNNNNNNNNNNNNNNNNNNNNNNNNNNNNNNNNNNNNNNNNNNNNNNNNNNNNNNNNNNNNNNNNNNccaaacaccccctaagactTAAAATATTTATGATGTTGTATCTTGCCCAGATGGTCAATGTGCTGGAACAGCTCTATACGACTCCAGCAATAATCTTGCTAAAGCACCACAACATTTCATTAGTCCAAAAAAAGCAGAGGCACCAGATCAGCTATTCACATGTAGCAGTAAACAAACATCATCATTCCTCCACATCCAACGCTCCTAATTCCGGCAATGCTCCTTCCTACCGAGTGGAAGGTAAATTGACACACAAACTCTTGGAACCCTCCAGCGCACAGCCAATCTGACGCTGCTGCGCTTGACGTACCTCTGGTGAAGCGCCCCCCGGCGGCGCTCTCACcgtggcggaggaggatgaggcggcggcgcggcgtcgtgGAGGGTGCGCCCGCGACCGCCGGCTccgctgcggccgccggcgcctcgacggagacggagacggagCGGGCGACGGCGCGaggcgggcggcaggcggccggcgcgcggaaggaggagaggaggaagcgcGGGGCCGGGGAGCAGGAGCGGGAGAGCAGTGCGGCGGGAAGAGGAGCTGGAGCTCTCATCTTCCGGTGGCTATGGGTTGGGTTGATTTGGCTGCTGACATGGGATGCTTGCCACGGGAGGGAGAAAGGATAGGTGAGGTTGCTCTATGCCTGTTGTACTACCTGTTTCTACAAGCCGCTCGTGCACTCTAGATTTTGCCAATTTTGGGGCTGTTTGGGAACAGGGTATtaaacacccgtcacatcagatgtttggatgctaattaggagtattaaatataggctaattataaaactaattgcatagatagagtgtaatttgcgagacgaatctattgagcctaattagtccatgatttgacaatgtaatgctacagtaaccatttgctaatgatggattaattaggcttaatagattcgtcttgcgaattatcacaaggttctgcaattagttttataattagctcatgtttaattctcctaattagcatccgaacatctgatatgacactgttaaagtttaacacctcgtatccaaacaccccgtgtctatcttcttctttttttttgttacagtTACTTTTTAGACGAATTCGGTTAGCTCCAGGAGATCATCTCTATGTCTGGAATGTATTATAGTACTCTCTCTGTTCTTAAATTATAAATCGTTTTAACTTTGTTagtttcatatatattattatcagaagttttaacttttttagtttCATATATATTAGTATGGATCTAGATATAgcgtatgtctaggtgcataataataataatagctatgaacctagaaaagtcaaaacgacctacgatATGAAACGGAGGGGTACATACTTAGGAGGCAGTAGAAAATACACTCCTCGAATAATCATGCAGCCATGAAATTTATAAACATAATGACTGGGAAAATGCTTCTTCATATACAACTCATTTGTAACACCAAATTTACAAAATTAATGAGAAGGAAAATGCTTCAATACAACCCATTTGCATAACACCGTTACAAGTTTACAACTCAATGATTCAAGTGATTTAAACTATTTGATCATTAAGCAACATCTCTCAATGACAAGTTAAAACAACTACACACAATCATAGTATAATGACTTGAGCTCTTCGCCTCTTCCACAATTAAAACGAGTAGAAAGCGTAAATACTCTTAGCTACAGCTTACTTAATGAAGTATCAAATTCATCACAACACTGACATGCACAAACTATTACAAGGTAAGTACGATATGTCTGCGGAAGAAATTCATCAGCCTTCTTATTTTTCTCCAAAAAAGCACAAATGCATATTAGATTAGGGTTCAATGACATGGAAGTCAAGAACTACAGCATATATACACTTTACAGGCCAAACAATGCTGAACAGCTTGCAGCACTTATATAAAAGAATAATATCTGCTCCAAACATCTCGATCAGCTTTGAAGAAATCAAATCGCTTCAACAGCAGCCATCTCTTCCAGAATTTGAGCCAAATGTAACAATACTAAAATTTGAGCAATGGGCAATGGCTACTGCGGAACCATATCATGGTGTTACCATGATACCAGTATACCACCAACATTACTTGTAGGCACATAGTAGAAGATGATAGCGTAAACTCAGCTACCCAGCTTGAAGGCGTCCACGAAAAGGCCCAGACATACGCCGGCTTTCCAGTAGTTCACCATTGAAACCAATTTCTGAAGCCTCCCAGGAGGCCTGGCGATTGGTTTTCTGTACATAAGCATGCCAATTCCCTCAATGGCAGCCACTATAACACCAGCAACAAGAACATCCCAGTCGCCAGTCTGCCCTAGTATTGTTGCCAAGGCGTTGGCAGTGTAGAAGCCAAGGAGGACGAGGAATATCTTTGTGGGGGAGTTGGTCCTGGCAGAGTTCAGCTTTTCAAGTAGCTCCCTTCCAGCGGCTAGGATGAGTCTGCCCAGCCTTGTCCTACCAAGGAAGCCACTGTCCTCATCAAAATCTTGGCCATCAGTGTTAGATGGCCCACCAGTTTCCAAAGCAAAGGCTGGCCTCAATCCGCAGTTTTTCATCTGGTA from Setaria italica strain Yugu1 chromosome II, Setaria_italica_v2.0, whole genome shotgun sequence encodes the following:
- the LOC101780604 gene encoding ycf20-like protein → MLVRRGAPPCAPRAPSDGLCGGGGSPAARCCIPLSRACFLRPTKESSGGALSYQMKNCGLRPAFALETGGPSNTDGQDFDEDSGFLGRTRLGRLILAAGRELLEKLNSARTNSPTKIFLVLLGFYTANALATILGQTGDWDVLVAGVIVAAIEGIGMLMYRKPIARPPGRLQKLVSMVNYWKAGVCLGLFVDAFKLGS
- the LOC101780209 gene encoding uncharacterized protein At3g52155, chloroplastic, with protein sequence MRAPAPLPAALLSRSCSPAPRFLLSSFRAPAACRPPRAVARSVSVSVEAPAAAAEPAVAGAPSTTPRRRLILLRHGESAAGGRFTRDHDRPLSKAGRADAISVSNKLQQMGWIPELILCSDAMRTKETLKILQEHVQGLSQAVVHFIPSFYSIAAMDGQTAEHLQKAICEYSSDEILTVMCMGHNKGWEEAASMFSGDSVVLKTCNAALLEAAGKSWVEAFSLAGLGGWKLHGIVKP